The genomic window TCAAATTTGATTTCCCAGCCACGTTAACACGTTGCTCTACGAATCCTATAAAAGAAACAACTAGTACGGCATTTTTATTGGAAACTGTGATTTTGAATTTCCCGTCCATATCTGTCCCAACACCATTTTTTGTACCACTTTCAATAATATTGGCCGCTGGTAAGGGTAAGCCTTGATCGTCTAAAACGACACCTGAAACTTGTGCATTTTGCGCCCAAGCATTAAATGTTAAGCCAAAAAATAAGGCTAACAATAAGAGTTTAAGTTTTTCCATATTGTATTTTGTTAAATAGTTAAAATAGTTAAATCAAAGTTAAATTAGTAGTTCGTTTTAAGAATGGACAAATTGCCCAAAAGCATGGATGTTTTATATAAACCCAATAAACACAGGCTCTCACAACTTCCATTTAGCAATAGATTATCAAAAAATCCATCTTACAAAAGCTTCCATTGCGGCATAATGTGCTAATCCAAGCTGATGGTATAAATGCGCTGTTTCTCTATTTCTATCTTCGGCTCGTTGCCAAAATTCTCTGCTGTCTGCTCCTTGAAAAACTACGCCGTCTTTTTGAGATTGGTGTTTGAAAATAGCTTTCCGCTTTTCCAATACTTGATCTGGTCCCATCGGTACTGCCATTTCAATTTCGTCAATTCCCCATTCTTGCCAAGCGCCTCTGTACAACCAAACCCAACAATCTTTCATAAAATCTTCGGTTTTCAATCGGTTTACAGCTTCGAAAACAGCATCCAAACAGACTTTATGAGTGCCATGCGGATCGGCCAAATCTCCTGCAACATAAATTTGGTGTGGTTTTATTTTGGCAATCAAATCCATTGTTAACTGAACATCTTCTTCGCCGAGTGGTTTTTTCTCAATGGTACCCGTTTCATAAAAAGGCAGTTCCATAAAATGAATTTGGCTGTCGGGTATTCCAACAAAATGGCAGGTGGCTTCGGCTTCTCCTTTTCGGATTAAGCCTTTGATATATCTCACTTCGGGAATATCTATTTCGCTGTTATTTTTATTTTCTAGAAACTTCACTGCTTTCTTGTAAATAGCATCTGCTTCAAGGCTTTGAATACCAAATTTATCATTGTAATCACATACGAAACTGGCAAATCGCAACGCTTCATCATCGGCTACAGCGATATTTCCAGAAGTTTGATACCCAATATGCACTTCATGACCTTGTTCGTGCAAACGCTTGAAAGTGCCTCCCATACTGATAATATCGTCATCAGGATGTGGACTAAAAATGAGTACTCGTTTTTTGGCAGGTTCGGCTCTTTCGGGACGTTTGCTATCATCAGCATTGGGTTTTCCGCCAGGCCATCCGGTTATCGTGTTTTGAAGTTTATTGAAAATCTTGATATTAATGTCGTAAGCTGGACCTAAATCAGCTAGCAAATCGCTCATTCCATTCTCAATATAATCGGCATCCGTCAACATTAATATTGGTTTTTTGAGATGTAAAGCCAGTCCCAAAACCGCTTTTCGGATAAGCGTTTCTGTCCAAATCACATTTTCGACCAACCAAGGTGTTTGAATGCGAGTGAGTTTTGAAGCCGCCGCTTTATCTAAAACAAAAGTCGTATTACTGTGTTCTTGCAAAAAAGTAGCAGGAACCTGATTCGTCACTGGACCTTCTACAGACGCTTTGATAATGTTCGATTTTCCTTCGCCCCACGCCATTAATATCACTCGTTTGGCTTCCATAATTTTTTTCACCCCTAATGTAATTGCGGTTCGAGGCGTGTTATTTAATCCCGAAAAATCACTACTTGCAGCTACACGAGTAATATGATCTAGGGCAACTAAACGCGTTTTCGAATTTTGCAACGATCCCGATTCATTAAAACCAATATGTCCATTACCACCAATACCTAAAATTTGCAAGTCGATACCGCCAAGTGCTTCAATTTTTGCTTCATAATTGCTACAATAATCACCAATTTCACTTTTCGTCAAAGTTCCATCTGGAATATGAACGTTTTCAGGCAGAATATCGATATGATTGAACAATAATTCCTTCATGAAACGCACATAACTATTGATGGAATCAGGCTCCATAGGGTAATATTCATCTAAATTGAAGGAGATTACATTATGAAAACTCAATCCTTCTTCTTTGTGCAAACGAACCAATTCGGCATACAAACTTTTAGGACTGGAACCTGTAGCCAAGCCCAAAACACACCACTCCTTTTTGGCTTGTTTTTCTTTTATTAAACCAGCGATTTCATTGGCTACCGATTTAGAAGCGAGTACTGGATTTTCAAAAACTACAGTACCAATATTCTCAAATCGCTTTTCAAAACTCGTTGCTTTGTCTATACTACTTTTTAACATTGCTTTTATTTTTTTTGATTATTTTTTTATGCAATTCTAATACACTTATTAACTTTCTCACAGGATATTCGCTTTTATAAGTTTCCGCCACAACCCGAGCGATAGCGAATAGGCGAAGCAATTACACTAATAAACACGAATTACAATTCGATTTTAATTACACGAATTCTTAAAAACAGATAGAATTTGTGCAATTCAATTTTAAATTTTGAAAAAAATTAGTGATAATCCGTGTAATTTGTGGCTAATTTTTCTTTTTTTAGAAGCTAATACTCTGGCTTTCGCACCATTTCGTTTCCCATTGTTTTATGGAATCTTTTACTTTTACCTCATCAAATGGAGTAGCATCGACTGCCGATTTTCGTAGGGCTTGCAAAAACATTTTCCATCTTATTAGGTAAAAATCTTTGTACATTCCACGCCACGATCTTGAGGCATAATCATTCAAATGTCCTTCGCCGCCCCAAAGTGTGATTAATGTTTTAGCATTTTTTACATACAATTTAGAATCATCAGCATTAGTTCCATAATCCGAAGCCGATTTCAACCAAGTATTCAAATTATTCAAGGGCTGATCTATCATTATTGCATCAATTTCCAAAGCTTGTTGCTCTATTTTTTTTAATAATTCATCTCCTTTTTTGGTGTCTTTCAATTGGTAAGCTGCTACGGTTTCCATCAATAAATCATCGATAATAAGAGAATTATAATGTCTGAAAGCCTCAATTAAATCATAATAAAACAAACTTTTTTTATCGAAATTTTTAGCTTCTTTTTTCA from Flavobacterium eburneipallidum includes these protein-coding regions:
- the nagB gene encoding glucosamine-6-phosphate deaminase codes for the protein MLKSSIDKATSFEKRFENIGTVVFENPVLASKSVANEIAGLIKEKQAKKEWCVLGLATGSSPKSLYAELVRLHKEEGLSFHNVISFNLDEYYPMEPDSINSYVRFMKELLFNHIDILPENVHIPDGTLTKSEIGDYCSNYEAKIEALGGIDLQILGIGGNGHIGFNESGSLQNSKTRLVALDHITRVAASSDFSGLNNTPRTAITLGVKKIMEAKRVILMAWGEGKSNIIKASVEGPVTNQVPATFLQEHSNTTFVLDKAAASKLTRIQTPWLVENVIWTETLIRKAVLGLALHLKKPILMLTDADYIENGMSDLLADLGPAYDINIKIFNKLQNTITGWPGGKPNADDSKRPERAEPAKKRVLIFSPHPDDDIISMGGTFKRLHEQGHEVHIGYQTSGNIAVADDEALRFASFVCDYNDKFGIQSLEADAIYKKAVKFLENKNNSEIDIPEVRYIKGLIRKGEAEATCHFVGIPDSQIHFMELPFYETGTIEKKPLGEEDVQLTMDLIAKIKPHQIYVAGDLADPHGTHKVCLDAVFEAVNRLKTEDFMKDCWVWLYRGAWQEWGIDEIEMAVPMGPDQVLEKRKAIFKHQSQKDGVVFQGADSREFWQRAEDRNRETAHLYHQLGLAHYAAMEAFVRWIF